One genomic window of Amphiura filiformis unplaced genomic scaffold, Afil_fr2py scaffold_324, whole genome shotgun sequence includes the following:
- the LOC140145487 gene encoding uncharacterized protein, with protein sequence MYTAPLGDIITAHGLKHMIYADDTQLYLVLDPSKRSESVSKLDKCVADVKAWAVTNKLMLNDSKTEVIHLSSRFVKTPSLPAVTIGNSFIDSSASARDLGAVIDCNLDMKDHLKSVTRSASFAVYKIGQICKYLDSNSTERLVHAFVSSRLDSCNSLLFGLPKHDIAKLQRIQNSAARLITVTLDANLGSSTDYS encoded by the coding sequence ATGTATACCGCACCTTTGGGTGATATTATCACCGCTCATGGTTTAAAACACATGATATATGCCGACGATACGCAACTTTATCTTGTGCTAGATCCATCTAAGCGATCGGAGAGTGTGAGTAAACTTGACAAATGTGTTGCTGATGTAAAAGCGTGGGCTGTGACCAACAAATTAATGCTTAATGATTCTAAAACCGAAGTCATTCATTTGAGTTCCCGTTTTGTTAAGACCCCATCTCTTCCAGCAGTCACCATTGGAAATTCATTCATTGACTCTTCGGCTTCTGCTCGCGACCTTGGTGCTGTAATTGATTGCAATTTAGACATGAAAGATCATCTTAAATCCGTCACAAGATCGGCATCTTTTGCTGTTTACAAAATTGGTCAGATATGCAAGTATTTGGATAGTAATTCAACAGAGCGTCTTGTACATGCCTTTGTGTCATCTCGATTGGACAGTTGTAACAGCCTGCTTTTTGGCCTCCCTAAGCATGACATTGCGAAGTTGCAGCGTATCCAAAATTCAGCTGCCAGGCTCATAACAGTCACTTTGGACGCCAATTTGGGATCAAGTACTGATTATTCATAA